The Candidatus Saccharibacteria bacterium oral taxon 488 genome has a segment encoding these proteins:
- the ruvB gene encoding Holliday junction branch migration DNA helicase RuvB, with the protein MAIQRIVDTSPHDDAEEQRIEVSLRPQSFSEYVGQERLKRNLCLAIEAAKKRSEPLDHVLLYGPPGLGKTTMATVIANEMGTNLRITSGPAIEKAGDLASILTNLADGDILFIDEIHRLGRAVEEILYSAMEDFKLDIVIGKGPAARSIRLDLPRFTVIGATTRTGSLAAPLRDRFGHIYRLEFYEPEDIAKIVTRSAAILESSIRHEAANLLSTRARLTPRIANRLLKRVRDYADVNGDGIIDVKTTTSALEMLEVDELGLDPADRNLLQSILENYGDNPVGLTTIAALTGDEATTIEDFYEPYLLQIGFIERTPRGRRVTPKAKKHINML; encoded by the coding sequence ATGGCAATTCAAAGAATAGTCGATACTAGTCCGCACGATGACGCCGAGGAGCAGCGGATTGAAGTCAGTCTGCGCCCGCAGAGTTTTAGTGAGTATGTTGGTCAGGAGCGGTTGAAGCGTAATTTGTGCTTGGCAATTGAAGCGGCAAAGAAGCGTAGCGAGCCGCTGGATCATGTGCTGCTTTACGGTCCGCCAGGGCTGGGTAAGACGACGATGGCGACGGTGATCGCTAATGAGATGGGGACAAACTTACGCATCACTAGCGGCCCGGCCATTGAGAAAGCCGGCGACTTGGCGTCAATTTTGACCAATTTGGCAGACGGCGATATTTTGTTCATTGATGAGATTCATCGGCTCGGCCGGGCGGTGGAAGAGATTTTATATTCGGCGATGGAAGATTTCAAGCTGGATATCGTCATCGGCAAGGGCCCGGCAGCTCGGTCAATTCGGTTGGATCTGCCGCGGTTTACGGTGATTGGTGCGACGACGCGGACAGGCAGTCTGGCGGCGCCGCTGCGCGATCGGTTTGGACATATTTACCGCTTGGAATTTTACGAGCCAGAGGACATTGCTAAAATTGTGACGCGGAGTGCAGCCATCCTGGAATCGTCGATTCGGCATGAAGCGGCGAACTTGTTGTCAACACGAGCCCGCTTGACACCGCGCATCGCTAACCGCCTACTCAAGCGCGTACGCGACTACGCTGACGTCAACGGTGATGGGATAATTGATGTGAAAACGACAACGAGCGCCTTGGAAATGTTGGAAGTGGACGAGCTGGGATTGGACCCAGCCGACCGCAATTTACTACAGTCAATTCTGGAAAATTATGGTGATAATCCGGTGGGGCTGACGACCATTGCTGCGCTGACAGGTGACGAAGCGACGACGATTGAGGATTTTTATGAGCCGTATTTGCTACAAATTGGCTTTATTGAGCGTACGCCGCGTGGTCGGCGGGTGACGCCGAAGGCGAAAAAACACATCAATATGCTATAA
- a CDS encoding A/G-specific adenine glycosylase, whose translation MTTDEFQGLIHQKGRELYRPMPWRDRPTLYYVLVSELMLQQTQVARVLAKFTEFTTEFPDIESLAAAELTEVLRAWQGLGYNRRARYIHQTARAITGGALAATLHDLVQLPGIGVNTAGAIMNYTYQVPTPFIETNIRTVYLNHFFADQTAVADRDILPIVERTMDQANPRQWFWALMDYGSELKSQGKGKLSASRHYTKQSQFTGSLRQMRGEILRRYVDGRSLAEITAELQDDPRFAAALDGLRRDGLIAAK comes from the coding sequence ATGACGACTGATGAATTCCAGGGACTGATCCACCAAAAGGGCCGCGAACTGTACCGGCCAATGCCATGGCGTGACCGGCCAACCCTGTACTATGTGCTGGTGAGTGAGCTGATGTTGCAGCAAACGCAAGTTGCTCGCGTCTTGGCGAAGTTTACAGAATTTACCACAGAGTTTCCAGACATTGAGTCGCTGGCAGCGGCCGAGCTGACCGAGGTGCTCCGCGCGTGGCAGGGGTTGGGCTATAACCGCCGTGCTCGGTACATTCACCAAACAGCGCGAGCTATCACTGGTGGTGCTCTGGCGGCCACCCTTCATGACCTTGTCCAGCTGCCGGGCATTGGCGTCAATACTGCTGGTGCTATCATGAACTATACTTACCAAGTACCAACGCCGTTCATTGAGACCAATATTCGCACCGTCTATCTCAATCATTTCTTTGCGGACCAGACGGCGGTAGCGGATCGTGACATACTGCCTATTGTCGAGCGGACGATGGACCAGGCAAATCCGCGTCAGTGGTTTTGGGCACTGATGGACTATGGTAGTGAGCTCAAATCTCAGGGAAAGGGTAAATTGTCCGCCAGTCGTCATTACACCAAGCAATCACAATTCACTGGCAGTCTCCGTCAGATGCGTGGCGAGATCTTGCGTCGATACGTTGACGGTCGGTCGCTGGCCGAAATCACCGCCGAGCTACAGGATGATCCGCGATTTGCGGCGGCACTAGATGGTCTGCGACGGGACGGCCTCATTGCTGCAAAGTGA
- a CDS encoding NUDIX domain-containing protein — MYDRHEVSVKVALYSSDGKRALVMYYPHDDGFGLPGGHIDAGETPDVALRRELREELGVTIDATPADFYVRDPQGGTVRDHKIILGYTATVDGNIELPDRACDGGEERPVWLTRTEVEATDKLAPGYRDFLLKWWPD; from the coding sequence ATGTATGATCGACACGAAGTTAGTGTAAAAGTAGCGTTGTATAGTAGTGATGGCAAGCGTGCGCTAGTGATGTATTATCCGCACGATGATGGTTTTGGCCTGCCGGGCGGGCATATTGACGCTGGTGAAACGCCTGACGTGGCATTGAGGCGGGAATTGCGCGAGGAGCTGGGCGTTACAATTGATGCGACCCCAGCTGATTTTTATGTGCGCGATCCACAGGGCGGTACCGTAAGAGACCATAAAATTATTCTTGGCTACACGGCCACGGTTGACGGTAACATTGAACTACCGGACCGAGCGTGTGATGGCGGTGAGGAGCGACCAGTCTGGTTGACGCGGACAGAAGTTGAAGCTACCGACAAACTCGCGCCGGGTTATCGGGATTTTTTGTTGAAGTGGTGGCCCGATTGA
- a CDS encoding mechanosensitive ion channel, producing the protein MTDTLIKQLLNSSRFDEWMTEHGLGWLVSERMVETVSIVIGAVIVYYFGRMFITWAIRYAIHSTAKHRSWHRKDIEKRENTLTQLIRSFWRITIIAYIAAMVASKLFYFDLSPLFASAGIIGVALGFGAQSLVKDFLAGIFIIAENQYRVGDIVDVMGASGTVERVGTRSTVLRDADGNVHYLPNGTIQHVINKTMGYSMSRFTLQLDPSTDISRAADIINETGQQLSKEKSWDKKIIEPPKFVSVGDITGRSVELIVAGKVQPSDQWAVTSEMRRRLLKEFEKQEIELAVIPTAITHKK; encoded by the coding sequence ATGACGGATACGCTTATCAAACAACTGTTAAATTCGTCGCGCTTTGATGAATGGATGACTGAGCATGGACTAGGCTGGCTGGTAAGCGAGCGGATGGTTGAAACAGTCAGTATCGTCATTGGCGCGGTTATCGTTTATTATTTTGGCCGCATGTTTATCACCTGGGCGATCCGTTACGCGATCCATTCCACTGCCAAGCACCGCTCGTGGCACCGCAAAGATATCGAAAAGCGCGAAAATACGCTGACGCAGCTGATCCGTAGTTTTTGGCGCATCACTATCATTGCCTACATCGCCGCCATGGTCGCCAGTAAGTTATTCTACTTCGACTTGTCACCACTGTTTGCCAGCGCCGGCATCATTGGCGTAGCGCTCGGATTTGGTGCACAATCACTTGTCAAAGATTTTCTGGCCGGCATCTTTATCATCGCTGAAAATCAATATCGCGTCGGCGATATCGTTGATGTCATGGGTGCGAGCGGCACTGTCGAGCGCGTCGGCACCAGGTCAACCGTGCTCCGCGATGCTGATGGTAATGTGCACTACTTACCAAATGGCACCATCCAGCATGTCATCAACAAAACGATGGGGTATAGCATGTCGCGCTTTACCTTGCAGCTTGATCCAAGTACCGACATCAGCCGCGCCGCTGATATCATCAACGAGACCGGCCAGCAATTGAGCAAGGAAAAATCTTGGGACAAGAAAATTATTGAACCGCCAAAATTTGTCTCCGTCGGCGATATCACCGGCCGCTCGGTCGAATTGATCGTTGCCGGTAAGGTCCAGCCATCAGATCAATGGGCGGTTACCTCAGAGATGCGCCGCCGACTCCTCAAAGAATTTGAAAAACAAGAGATCGAGCTAGCTGTCATCCCAACGGCGATAACGCATAAAAAGTAA
- a CDS encoding MerR family transcriptional regulator: protein MLIHQLSKKSGVSIDTIRYYTKLGILPVTQRPAGSRSYSDYDESALEYLTEIRLAKSAGFTLMEIKQYIKEWNDGQITPDTAIDILHKKIAMVRKKKSELDAIEAILKSKITQLHS from the coding sequence ATGCTAATTCATCAACTTTCCAAAAAATCTGGTGTTTCTATTGATACCATTCGTTACTATACAAAACTCGGTATTTTACCGGTAACACAACGTCCTGCTGGAAGCCGCAGTTATTCAGACTACGACGAGAGTGCACTCGAGTACCTCACGGAGATACGCCTCGCTAAATCAGCAGGCTTTACGCTGATGGAGATCAAGCAATACATCAAGGAATGGAATGACGGCCAGATTACACCCGATACGGCTATTGATATATTGCATAAAAAGATTGCGATGGTACGAAAGAAAAAGTCTGAGCTTGATGCAATAGAAGCGATATTAAAAAGCAAAATAACACAGCTCCATTCCTAG
- a CDS encoding HIT domain-containing protein, which yields MNTCATKKECGICPLLVGQTAADDNVILQTERWVAVLDKNQCYLGKSFITLRQHKQTLSELDEVDWTELHQVIRQIEQAVKAAFGADVCNWECLMNNAVKAGRPTHVHWHLYPRYLGGTTFAGEEFPDPKWPRHLEDAVHTVSDEMFCEIMQALRSRLTRD from the coding sequence ATGAATACATGCGCGACAAAGAAAGAATGTGGAATCTGTCCGCTGCTCGTTGGTCAGACGGCGGCTGACGACAATGTCATATTGCAGACTGAACGTTGGGTGGCGGTGCTTGACAAGAATCAGTGCTATTTGGGTAAGTCATTTATCACTCTGCGCCAGCACAAGCAGACATTGTCGGAGCTGGATGAGGTAGATTGGACGGAGCTGCATCAGGTGATTCGTCAAATTGAGCAGGCAGTCAAAGCAGCGTTTGGCGCCGATGTGTGTAACTGGGAATGCCTGATGAATAATGCAGTGAAGGCTGGTCGGCCAACGCACGTGCACTGGCATTTGTATCCGCGCTATCTCGGTGGAACCACCTTTGCTGGTGAGGAATTTCCTGATCCAAAATGGCCGCGGCATTTAGAGGATGCAGTACACACGGTGAGCGACGAGATGTTTTGTGAAATTATGCAGGCGCTGCGTAGTCGGCTTACGAGAGATTAG
- the ruvA gene encoding Holliday junction branch migration protein RuvA: MIAHLSGTIAEKFGAGSIVIDVHGVGYEVSVSAGDFEAVALSQDAKFYTYHHVREQAEELFGFSSLAAKKLFEMLITVQGVGPKAALAILSLGDAEHVRNAIANADSAFVQKAAGVGKKTAERVVVDLSDKVGLPTQYGRAAAPVQTELNTSDEALEALMALGYTLADATKALENIDVNLPTAQRVTEALKK; this comes from the coding sequence GTGATCGCCCATCTCTCTGGTACGATCGCTGAAAAGTTTGGCGCGGGCAGCATCGTGATTGACGTTCACGGCGTCGGTTATGAAGTGAGCGTGTCGGCTGGTGATTTCGAGGCGGTGGCGCTCAGTCAAGACGCTAAGTTTTACACCTATCATCATGTGCGCGAGCAGGCGGAGGAGCTATTCGGTTTTTCGAGTCTGGCGGCAAAGAAGCTGTTTGAAATGCTCATCACGGTTCAGGGTGTCGGTCCGAAAGCAGCGTTGGCAATTCTCAGCCTCGGTGATGCAGAGCACGTACGCAATGCCATTGCCAACGCTGACAGTGCGTTTGTGCAAAAAGCTGCTGGTGTCGGCAAAAAAACCGCTGAGCGCGTGGTGGTTGATTTGAGCGATAAAGTTGGCCTACCGACGCAGTACGGCCGAGCGGCCGCGCCAGTCCAAACTGAATTGAATACTTCCGACGAAGCGTTAGAGGCGCTGATGGCGCTGGGCTACACCTTGGCTGACGCCACGAAGGCGCTGGAAAATATCGATGTCAATCTGCCGACGGCACAGCGGGTGACCGAGGCGCTGAAGAAGTGA
- the aspS gene encoding aspartate--tRNA ligase, translating into MKKRVLAIHTPDSVGEMMTVAGWVHSRRDHGGLIFIDMRDHTGLVQLVINPEQAEAFRLAESLRDEFVVRASGVVTERGEGLKNPNIASGNVEIVVENLEILNRAETLPIQPFAEENQAGEDLRFKYRYLDLRRPKMQEMLKKRAEMYRRMHQYMDDRDFIEIQTPILANSSPEGARDFLIPSRLQENKFYALPQAPQQFKQLLMVGGVPRYYQLAACFRDEDPRADRLYGEFYQLDLEMSFVEDGEVVRREVEPLMRQLATEFAGKKLLDLSGLAVGDGSPIPRISYRDAMETYGSDKPDLRFGMELIKLTDVFANTEFGVFKNAECIKAICVKNGASLSRKQIDQFTDIAKSEGAGGLAYIKYVTIKNADEAQGYTIPVVGSNFYGYDAISPVAKYLSDEEHRLLIEKMNPEDGDVIFFGADTRPVVNTVLGRLRNEFAAHFDLKKSDEVALAWIIDFPFYEWDDHDKKLDFGHNPFGMPKGGLEVLESATTDAEKLAIVADQFDMVMNGYEICSGGVRNHNPAVLYKVFDLLGFSESYVEEKFGAMLNAFKYGAPPHAGCAFGVDRILMELINETNVRETLAFPKNGSGVDVMMDSPSTVDSAQIKELGL; encoded by the coding sequence ATGAAAAAGAGAGTTTTGGCGATACATACCCCTGATAGTGTTGGGGAAATGATGACAGTGGCTGGCTGGGTGCATTCCCGGCGCGATCACGGCGGGCTGATTTTTATTGACATGCGTGACCATACCGGCTTGGTACAGTTGGTGATTAATCCCGAGCAGGCGGAAGCGTTTCGTCTGGCGGAAAGCCTGCGTGATGAGTTTGTCGTTCGTGCTAGCGGCGTGGTGACGGAGCGTGGCGAAGGTTTGAAAAATCCAAATATTGCCAGTGGTAATGTGGAAATTGTGGTGGAAAATCTGGAAATTCTCAACCGAGCTGAAACCTTGCCGATCCAACCATTTGCCGAAGAAAACCAGGCGGGTGAGGATTTGCGTTTCAAATATCGCTATCTCGACTTGCGCCGGCCGAAGATGCAGGAGATGCTGAAAAAACGCGCTGAAATGTACCGCCGGATGCATCAGTATATGGACGACCGCGACTTCATCGAGATTCAGACGCCGATTTTGGCAAATTCCAGCCCCGAGGGCGCGCGTGATTTCCTCATTCCGAGCCGTTTGCAGGAAAATAAGTTTTACGCTTTGCCGCAAGCACCCCAGCAGTTCAAGCAGCTGCTGATGGTTGGCGGCGTGCCGCGGTATTACCAGCTGGCGGCGTGTTTCCGCGATGAAGATCCGCGAGCTGATCGACTGTACGGTGAGTTTTATCAGCTAGACCTGGAGATGAGCTTTGTTGAAGACGGTGAGGTGGTTCGCCGGGAAGTCGAGCCATTGATGCGGCAGCTAGCGACTGAGTTTGCTGGCAAAAAGTTGCTGGACTTGAGCGGTCTCGCGGTTGGTGACGGTAGTCCAATTCCGCGGATTTCTTACCGCGACGCCATGGAGACCTACGGCTCGGACAAGCCGGATTTGCGTTTTGGCATGGAACTGATTAAGCTGACCGACGTGTTCGCCAATACCGAGTTTGGCGTGTTCAAAAACGCTGAGTGCATCAAGGCGATTTGCGTGAAAAACGGCGCTAGTTTGAGCCGCAAGCAAATCGACCAGTTTACTGACATTGCCAAAAGTGAAGGGGCGGGCGGTTTGGCTTACATCAAGTACGTGACAATCAAAAATGCAGACGAGGCGCAGGGTTATACGATCCCGGTTGTTGGTAGTAACTTTTATGGCTATGATGCGATTTCGCCAGTGGCAAAATACTTGTCGGACGAAGAACATAGATTACTTATAGAGAAGATGAATCCTGAGGATGGTGATGTTATATTCTTCGGTGCCGACACTCGCCCAGTCGTTAACACTGTGCTTGGTCGCCTGCGAAACGAATTTGCTGCTCACTTCGACCTGAAAAAATCGGATGAGGTAGCCCTGGCTTGGATTATCGACTTTCCATTCTATGAATGGGACGACCATGACAAGAAACTTGATTTTGGTCATAACCCATTCGGTATGCCAAAGGGCGGACTAGAGGTGCTGGAATCGGCGACGACCGATGCCGAAAAACTGGCCATCGTGGCTGACCAATTCGACATGGTGATGAACGGCTACGAAATTTGCTCCGGTGGCGTGCGCAACCACAACCCGGCGGTGCTGTACAAAGTATTTGACCTACTTGGCTTTAGTGAAAGCTACGTCGAGGAAAAGTTTGGTGCTATGCTCAACGCCTTCAAATACGGTGCACCGCCGCACGCTGGCTGTGCCTTTGGCGTCGACCGCATCCTCATGGAGCTCATTAACGAAACGAACGTCCGCGAAACCTTGGCCTTTCCAAAGAACGGCTCGGGCGTTGACGTGATGATGGATTCGCCATCAACGGTTGATTCAGCGCAGATAAAGGAGTTGGGACTGTAG
- a CDS encoding SDR family NAD(P)-dependent oxidoreductase — translation MSRKKYNSNHKVVLITGASSGIGRATAELLLQKGHIVYGFARNSEVLQEIKGLRPIPGDMKDEKSLEAAVKKICDEQGRIDVLINNAGYGLLGAVEDVPIEQARRQFEVNVFGLARLTQLVLPSMREAGSGLIINMSSVGGRVYFPLGAWYHASKHAIEGFSDSLRLELQEYNIKLVIVEPGLIATNFYKLAEEPLTRYSSNGAYSGVAKAISHNLSQSYRTMSPPSVVAYTVATVIESKHPRRRYLVGKLARVLFYARHLLGDGVFEQIAKKQTR, via the coding sequence ATGAGTAGAAAAAAGTATAATTCAAATCATAAAGTAGTGTTAATTACTGGAGCATCCAGCGGTATCGGAAGAGCGACCGCCGAGCTGCTTTTGCAGAAAGGCCACATAGTGTACGGATTTGCTCGAAATAGTGAGGTGCTTCAAGAAATTAAAGGCCTTCGGCCAATACCAGGTGATATGAAAGATGAAAAATCACTTGAGGCTGCGGTAAAAAAGATTTGTGACGAGCAGGGAAGAATAGATGTACTTATCAATAATGCTGGCTATGGATTACTGGGGGCGGTAGAGGACGTTCCAATTGAACAGGCCCGCAGGCAGTTTGAGGTGAATGTATTTGGGTTGGCTAGGCTGACGCAGCTTGTGCTGCCTAGCATGAGAGAGGCGGGCTCGGGCTTGATTATTAATATGTCATCGGTTGGAGGCAGAGTGTATTTTCCGCTCGGTGCCTGGTATCATGCTTCAAAGCACGCTATCGAGGGGTTTTCCGATAGCTTGCGGCTAGAGCTGCAGGAATACAACATCAAGCTTGTGATAGTTGAGCCTGGCTTGATCGCTACAAATTTCTACAAATTAGCTGAAGAGCCGCTTACTCGTTATTCGTCAAATGGGGCCTATAGCGGCGTGGCAAAGGCAATATCGCACAACTTATCTCAGTCATATAGGACCATGTCACCGCCTAGCGTGGTCGCGTATACAGTAGCAACAGTTATTGAGAGTAAGCATCCACGACGTCGGTATCTTGTTGGTAAATTGGCGAGAGTTCTCTTCTACGCACGGCATCTCTTGGGCGATGGTGTCTTTGAGCAAATAGCTAAAAAACAGACGAGGTAA